The Mycolicibacterium aichiense region ACACTATTCACGTTACAGTTTCTACGCCAGAGGGTGCCCGAATGACCGCGAACTCGCTCGAACAGGTCCGACCGACTCAGCCCTTGCGGGGCCACGTCGATGTACTGATCGTCGGTGCCGGAATCTCCGGCCTGGGAATGGGCCACTATCTGCACACCATGCAGCCGGGAAAGAGCTTCGCGATTGTCGACAGTCGCGATGCGATCGGCGGCACCTGGGACCTGTTCCGTTATCCCGGCATCCGGTCGGATTCCGACCTGCACACCTTCGGCTACGAGTTCAAGCCGTGGACGTCCGACAACGCGATCGCCGACGCCCATGAAATCCTCGACTATCTGCACGAGGTGGTCGACGAGGACGACCTGGGCCGTCGAATCCATTTCCATCACAAGGTGTTACGGGCCAACTTCGACTCGGCCACCGCGCAGTGGACGGTCACGCTCGAGCGCGACGGCGAGCAGTTCGAGGTGACCTGTGACTGGCTGTTCGGGGCCACCGGCTACTACGACTACGCCGGGGGACACCGACCGCACTTCGAGGGCGAAGAGGATTTCGAGGGGCGCATCGTGCATCCCCAGTCCTGGCCGGAAGACCTCGACTACACCGGTAAGAAGGTTGTCGTCATCGGCAGTGGCGCAACCGCGGTGACGTTGATCCCCGCGATGGCCGGCGACGTCGAACACATCACCATGCTGCAGCGCTCGCCGTCGTACGTGATGCCACTGCCGCGCAAGGACCCCATCGCCAACTCGTTGCGGAAAGTGTTGCCGGCCAAGGCCGCTTACGCCGCGACCCGCCGGTTCAACATCGGTAAGGGCCGTTTCATCTACAACCTGTGCCAGCGCCACCCCAAGCTCGCCCGGCGGATCATCCGGTCGATCAATATGAAGGCGCTGCCGGAGGGTTTCGAAGTGGACACCCATTTCAACCCCACGTACAACCCCTGGGACCAGCGTCTGTGCGCGGTCCCCGACGCGGACCTGTTCCGCACGATCGCCAAGGGTAAGGCGTCGGTGGTCACCGACCGCATCGCGCGGTTCACCAAGACCGGGATCCTGCTGGAGTCCGGGAAGACGCTCGATGCCGACATCATCGTCACCGCAACCGGTTTGAAGCTGCTTCCACTCGGCGGAATCCAGGTGTCCGTCGACGGTGAGGTGAAGAACCCGCACGACTCACTGCTGTACAAGAGCTTCATGATCTCCGACATCCCCAATCTAGCATTCGCGTTCGGCTACACGAACTCGTCCTGGACGTTGAAGGTCGGACTAGTGTGCGAGCACCTGTGCCGCCTACTGGCGTACATGGATCGGCACGGCTACACCACTGTGGTCCCCATCGTCGATGACCCGCACATGGACAAGCGCCCGATGCTCGACTTCTCGGCCGGTTACGTGCAGCGGTCGGTGGACCTGTTCCCCCAGCAGGGATCGTCCGGTCCCTGGACGGTCGAGATGGACTACTGGGCGGACCATGACCGGCTGCGTAAGGGCTCTGTCGAGGACCCGGCATTGCGGTTCAGCACAGCCGTTGGTGCAGAGGCGGTTTCGGAATTGGCGACGGGCGCGGTTACAGCGTGAGCCGGACCGCCTTCGTCGAGGTGGATGGCCGTCGCACCCGGATCCGAGTGGACGGTGACCCCGGAAATCCGCCGGTCCTGCTCATCCACGGCATCGGTCGCAGCCTGGAAGATTGGGCGCCGCAACACGAACGGCTGGCCCGGTCCTACCGGACGATCTCGCTCGACGTGCCCGGCTTCGGCTTCTCCGAGCGCCCGCGACAAACCATCACCTTGCCCGTGCTGGCAGAGGGGGTCACCGCCGCACTCGACGCGTTGGGCGAGAACAGACCGGTCCATGCGGTGGGCAACTCGCTCGGCGGCGCCATCGCCCAGCAGTTGCTCGTCGATCAGCCGCAGCGGATCGCGAGCCTGGCTCTGGTCAACAGTGCCGGGTTCGGCAGCGAGGTCACCATGTTGCTGCGGATGCTCACGATGCCGGTGCTCGGCCCGATGAGTGTCCGACGACCGACCCGTGCGAGTGCCGCGCTGATGGAACGGCTGATCCACGGCGACAAGGCAATCGCGACCAAAGAGCGCATCGACCACGCGTTCGCTGTCGGGTCTGTGCCCGGCGCCGGTGAGGTGATGCGTGAGACCGCACTCGCGCTCGGCACGCCACGCGGGGTGCGCCCGGAGTGGCGTCGTGACCTCGCCGCCCGCGTGGCCCGGACGCCCCGTCCCACACTGATCGTCTGGGGCACCCGGGATCGCATCCTGCCCGCACATCACATCCGTACGGCGATGCGGGTATATCCCCATGCCGAGGTCCACCTGCTGAACCGGGTCGGGCACATGCCGCAGCTCGAATGCCCCACACGGTTCGCCGACTTGCTGTTGCCTTTCCTGGAGCGCGCCACCGGCTGATCAGCTGCGGCCGCTCAGAGATCCATCCGGTCGATCTGCCAGTCGATGTCGCCGAACTGAGGCATTTCGCGTCCGTCGTCGACTCCGATCTCGGACTTGATCACCGCCTCGAGCTTCGTACTCGCCGACATCACCAGGTCGGCGTTCTCACCCTTGGTCCCCGCCAGGTTTGTCATCTCTGCAGGATCGGACTGCAGGTCATACAGCTCGACGTCGTTGAACCGGTACAGGTCGTCGAGAGTCGTCGGCACGTTGCGCTGGGCGGGGGCAAAATAGCGGCTGAATTTGTAGCGCCCGTCGAACATCGTGCGGACGCTGCCGCGCTTGGTGAGATCGGGCCGGAATCCACTGGTCTGCATCAGTTGTCGGGGATCCTGGCCGGCCGCCTTGGCCTGTGCGAACAGCTTCACCGCCTCGCTGTCGTTGGTCGCCAGCCCGCTGTAGGTGAACAGCACACTGTCCCGAACCGCATGGACGTCAGCACTGCCCGGGTTGGAAAGCGCCGCGCTGAAGTCCTTGCCCGGCAGCGCTCGCCCGGCGAGCTCATCGAGATCGCCCGCGGCCACACCGGCCATCGCCATCAGACTCGGTACCAGATCGATGTGGCTGGTAAGTGCGTTCAGGTCCTGTCCGCCGGTGACTTCGGGATGCACGACGTGCATGGGCAGATGGATAGCCTCCTGGTAGGCGAACGGCCCCTTGCCGCGCAGCCCGTGCGCGCCGGCCATCTCGCCGTGGTCAGAGGTGAAGACCACGATGGTGCTGTTGCGCAACGCCAGATTGTCGAGTTCCTCGAGCAGCAGGGACATCTGCTGGTCGACCGAACGGATGCTGTTGAGGTAGAAGTCGGCGAAGCGCTGCCAGCGGTCCGGTTCGGGTGGAATGGTACCCAGGGTGTAACCCCAGGCCTTGTCGAACTCGCCATGGGCGGCGGGACGGCCCGGCTCCTGCATCGACTGCCTGAGATTGGCGGGTAGGGCACTGTCCCAATGCTGCTGATAGATGGCGTGTTCGGGGGCTCGCGCGGCGTGCATCAGGAGCGTGCCGGTGTCTTGAACGTGCTCACCCGGTTTGTCGGTGTTGAAGTACATGATGTCGTGCGGATTGATCAGACTCACGAACAAGGCCCACGGCTTGCCGTCGTCGGCCATCGGTCGTCCCGTGTTGCGCAACCAGGACTGGGCGCCGGCGGCGATCACCGAGTCGGT contains the following coding sequences:
- a CDS encoding sulfatase-like hydrolase/transferase gives rise to the protein MSDELSSSTTGPSRRRFLALAAGGAAAVPLLTSCGSATSPAPVASSPSVTRPSAPQRGSHPNIMFVFTDQERYFPSWPAGMSLPARERLAEEGVTFHNHYSSAVMCTSSRAVLLTGLQTPDNGMFENADLPYVKAMSTGVPTIGHLLRKAGYYTAYQGKWHLDAAFDREPVQQVLTERMDAYGFSDFGLPVDSLAHDLGGYTTDSVIAAGAQSWLRNTGRPMADDGKPWALFVSLINPHDIMYFNTDKPGEHVQDTGTLLMHAARAPEHAIYQQHWDSALPANLRQSMQEPGRPAAHGEFDKAWGYTLGTIPPEPDRWQRFADFYLNSIRSVDQQMSLLLEELDNLALRNSTIVVFTSDHGEMAGAHGLRGKGPFAYQEAIHLPMHVVHPEVTGGQDLNALTSHIDLVPSLMAMAGVAAGDLDELAGRALPGKDFSAALSNPGSADVHAVRDSVLFTYSGLATNDSEAVKLFAQAKAAGQDPRQLMQTSGFRPDLTKRGSVRTMFDGRYKFSRYFAPAQRNVPTTLDDLYRFNDVELYDLQSDPAEMTNLAGTKGENADLVMSASTKLEAVIKSEIGVDDGREMPQFGDIDWQIDRMDL
- a CDS encoding flavin-containing monooxygenase; this encodes MTANSLEQVRPTQPLRGHVDVLIVGAGISGLGMGHYLHTMQPGKSFAIVDSRDAIGGTWDLFRYPGIRSDSDLHTFGYEFKPWTSDNAIADAHEILDYLHEVVDEDDLGRRIHFHHKVLRANFDSATAQWTVTLERDGEQFEVTCDWLFGATGYYDYAGGHRPHFEGEEDFEGRIVHPQSWPEDLDYTGKKVVVIGSGATAVTLIPAMAGDVEHITMLQRSPSYVMPLPRKDPIANSLRKVLPAKAAYAATRRFNIGKGRFIYNLCQRHPKLARRIIRSINMKALPEGFEVDTHFNPTYNPWDQRLCAVPDADLFRTIAKGKASVVTDRIARFTKTGILLESGKTLDADIIVTATGLKLLPLGGIQVSVDGEVKNPHDSLLYKSFMISDIPNLAFAFGYTNSSWTLKVGLVCEHLCRLLAYMDRHGYTTVVPIVDDPHMDKRPMLDFSAGYVQRSVDLFPQQGSSGPWTVEMDYWADHDRLRKGSVEDPALRFSTAVGAEAVSELATGAVTA
- a CDS encoding alpha/beta fold hydrolase, translating into MSRTAFVEVDGRRTRIRVDGDPGNPPVLLIHGIGRSLEDWAPQHERLARSYRTISLDVPGFGFSERPRQTITLPVLAEGVTAALDALGENRPVHAVGNSLGGAIAQQLLVDQPQRIASLALVNSAGFGSEVTMLLRMLTMPVLGPMSVRRPTRASAALMERLIHGDKAIATKERIDHAFAVGSVPGAGEVMRETALALGTPRGVRPEWRRDLAARVARTPRPTLIVWGTRDRILPAHHIRTAMRVYPHAEVHLLNRVGHMPQLECPTRFADLLLPFLERATG